One window of Camelina sativa cultivar DH55 chromosome 4, Cs, whole genome shotgun sequence genomic DNA carries:
- the LOC104780883 gene encoding uncharacterized protein LOC104780883, whose translation MKSVMIIVALLCLVSLPNLTVGKKPWPMPSDLANHNGNFGESKVGWACSSSSDPNAPPSPPGSFPNIPKIPGIPNIPGIPGMPIIPGLPNIPGLPSPPFESLLVTQSGELEKCLSKGGSKTNEKCFSQIFSSWAENDFALDKECCEIVVNMDKRCHSHLQMMFKSHFFAPLLQYSCHIKHAKN comes from the coding sequence ATGAAGAGCGTCATGATCATTGTAGCTCTACTATGCCTTGTCTCTCTCCCAAACCTTACCGTCGGAAAGAAACCATGGCCTATGCCGTCCGATCTAGCCAACCACAATGGCAACTTCGGTGAATCTAAGGTTGGTTGGGCTTGTTCCTCCTCCTCAGACCCCAACGCTCCTCCTTCACCTCCAGGCTCGTTCCCTAACATCCCTAAAATCCCTGGAATACCAAACATCCCTGGTATCCCGGGAATGCCAATAATCCCGGGACTACCTAACATCCCGGGACTTCCGAGTCCTCCTTTCGAGTCTCTTCTCGTGACTCAATCGGGTGAGTTAGAGAAGTGTTTGTCCAAAGGTGGATCGAAAACGAACGAGAAATGTTTCTCGCAAATATTTTCGAGTTGGGCGGAGAACGATTTCGCATTGGACAAAGAGTGTTGTGAGATCGTTGTGAATATGGACAAGAGGTGTCACAGCCATCTTCAGATGATGTTTAAGAGTCATTTCTTTGCTCCCCTCCTTCAATATTCTTGTCACATCAAGCACGCCAAGAACTAA
- the LOC104780884 gene encoding merozoite surface protein CMZ-8, translated as MKTSIVLLLAALLCLVAFPTTTVGKYWPNEGGWPHPSKVSRNEMTFLNTLHSISYGDSKVWKCTYSNGSAPAISISPSTPFPTVPSTPSTPSTPSPSPPAPKKSPPPPTPSPPPPAPKKSPPPPTPSLPPPTPKKSPSTPSTPPPAPKKTPSTPSTPSLPPPTPKKSPSTPSTPSLPPPAPKKSPSHPPSDDHSSSPSNPPPSSHHHNQNPWEYISSCWRNMGPVGMCRMQMEASYFTRLFRVSDYCCNLVVNMKNECDDVAWGFFNDPFFVPLVRYTCHVTC; from the coding sequence ATGAAAACCTCCATCGTCCTTTTATTGGCAGCTCTCCTCTGCCTTGTCGCTTTTCCGACCACAACCGTCGGAAAATATTGGCCGAACGAAGGAGGATGGCCACATCCGTCAAAAGTCTCCAGAAACGAGATGACGTTTTTGAACACTCTCCATAGTATCAGCTATGGAGATTCCAAAGTGTGGAAATGTACTTATAGCAATGGATCTGCTCCAGCTATTTCTATTTCTCCATCAACGCCGTTTCCGACAGTACCATCAACACCTTCAACTCCATCAACACCTTCCCCTTCACCTCCAGCTCCCAAAAAGTCTCCACCGCCACCAACACCGTCTCCTCCGCCTCCAGCTCCTAAAAAATCTCCACCGCCACCAACACCGTCTCTTCCACCTCCAACGCCGAAGAAGTCTCCCTCTACGCCTTCAACACCACCTCCAGCACCCAAGAAGACTCCATCTACGCCTTCAACACCGTCTCTTCCACCTCCAACGCCCAAGAAGTCCCCATCTACGCCTTCAACACCGTCTCTTCCACCTCCAGCGCCCAAGAAGTCTCCATCTCACCCACCAAGTGATGATCACTCGTCATCTCCATCAAATCCACCTCCGAGTAGCCATCATCATAATCAGAATCCATGGGAATACATCTCCAGCTGTTGGAGAAACATGGGACCTGTTGGGATGTGTCGGATGCAGATGGAAGCCAGTTACTTCACGAGGTTGTTCCGTGTTAGTGACTATTGTTGCAACCTTGTTGTCAACATGAAAAATGAATGCGACGATGTCGCTTGGGGATTCTTCAATGATCCATTCTTTGTTCCTCTTGTTCGTTACACTTGCCATGTTACATGCTAG
- the LOC104783985 gene encoding uncharacterized protein LOC104783985 (The sequence of the model RefSeq protein was modified relative to this genomic sequence to represent the inferred CDS: added 303 bases not found in genome assembly): MEWATVQHLDLRHVGRGVSKPLQPHTAAFHPTQAVIAVAVGSHIMEFDALTGCKIASIDIGSPAVKMLYSPTSSNAVVAILEDCTIRSCDFETEQTCVLHSPEKRSEHISSDTEVHLAVTPLQPVVFFGFPKRMSVTVVGTVEGGRAPTKIKTDLKKPIVNIACHPRLPVLYVAYAEGLIRAYNIHTYAVHYTLQLDNTIKLIGASSFAFHPTLEWIFVGDRRGTLLAWDVSTERPNMIGITQVGSQPITSISWLPMLRVLVTVSKDGSLQVWKTRVIINPNRPSTQTNFFEPAAMESIDIPRILSQQGGEAVYPLPRIKTIEVHPKLNLAALIFANMAGNENTQNRAAQTREGRKQLFAVLQSARGSSASVLKEKLSSMGSSGILAEHQLQALLQEHHHKGQSQLTISDIARKAFLYSHFMEGHAKTAPISRLPLITVVDTKDQLKDIPVCQPFHLELNFFNKPNRVLHYPIRAFYIEGLNLMAHNLCSGTDNIYKKLYTSIPGNVEYHSKHIVYSRKRHLFLVVFEFSGATNEVVLYWENTGSQLPNSKGSTAKGCDAAFIGPNDDQFAILDEDKTGLSMYIFPKLTTIEENEKNLLSEEKQTKETNVSGIQGPQQFLFETEVDRVFSTPIESTLMFACNGTQIGLAKLFQGYRLSASDGHYISTQGEGRKSIKLKKHEIALQVQWQETPRGYVAGILTTQRVLMVSADFDILASSSTKHDRGLPSFDSLRITPKSLDILARSTPVCGDLAVSLAQAGPQFNQXWVGPALLFSTTTAVCLLGWDGKVRTILSISTPYAVILFNAALVGALNDRLLLANPTDISPKQKKGIEIKSCLVGLLEPLLIGFSTMQQTFEQKIDLSEIISLMGLESLGKQNVADEQAKAAEEFKKTMYGAAGDGSSSDEEGVPKTKKLQIRIREKPTSTTVDVNKLKEAAKTFKLGDGLGLGMSRTKSISAGSQDLGQILSQPSSSTAATTAAPSSASAPVDPFAMGSWTQQPQPVSQPPPSGVAAPIPEDFFQNTIPSVEFLMEMFLARFSYLTTLDIWYCRYGQFDSAKETFEVIADYESMLDLFICHLNPSAMRRLAQKLEEESGDPELRRYCERILRVRSTGWTQGIFANFAAESMVPKGPEWGGGNWEIKTPTDMKSIPKWELAGEVMPYMKNEDGTIPSIVADHIGVYLGCVKGRVNVVEIKEDSLVSKPGGLSLLGKPVSDKPLALPAGESSSLMGLESLGKQNVADEQAKAAEEFKKTMYGAAGDGSSSDEEGVPKTKKLQIRIREKPTSTTVDVNKLKEAAKTFKLGDGLGLGMSRTKSISAGSQDLGQILSQPSSSTAATTAAPSSASAPVDPFAMGSWTQQPQPVSQPPPSGVAAPIPEDFFQNTIPSVEVAKTLPPPGTYLSKMDQAAQAAQGVSNQANNTPLPDIGLPDGGVPQQYPQQASQQPGAPFQTVGLPDGGVPQQYPGQTQGPNQVPVSTQPLDLSVLGVPNTGDSGKPPGQPQSPPASVRPGQVPRGAAAPICFKTGLAHLEQNQLPDALSCFDEAFLALAKDQSRGADIKAQATICAQYKIAVTLLREILRLQRVQGASALSAKDEMARLSRHLAPLPLLAKHRINCIRTAIKRNMEVQNYGYSKQMLELLLSKAPASKQEELRGLVDLCVQRGTSNKSIDPLEDPSQLCSATLSRLSTIGYDVCDLCGAKFAALSSPGCIICGMGSIKRSDALAGPAPVSTPFG, from the exons ATGGAGTGGGCTACGGTGCAGCATCTGGATCTACGCCACGTTGGCCGCGGTGTGAGCAAGCCGCTACAACCTCATACGGCGGCGTTTCATCCGACTCAGGCTGTAATCGCTGTTGCCGTTGGCTCTCACATCATGG AATTTGATGCATTGACGGGGTGTAAGATCGCATCCATTGACATTGGATCTCCAGCTGTTAAAATGTTGTATAGTCCTACTAGCAGCAATGCTGTTGTTGCCATTCTTGAG GATTGTACAATTAGGTCATGTGATTTTGAGACGGAGCAGACTTGTGTCTTGCATTCACCGGAGAAGAGGAGTGAGCACATTTCCTCGGATACAGAAGTTCATCTTGCTGTTACGCCACTCCAACCTGTTGTGTTTTTTGGATTCCCAAAAAGAATGAGTGTTACAG TTGTTGGAACTGTTGAAGGTGGAAGAGCTCCAACAAAGATTAAGACAGACCTGAAGAAACCAATTGTCAACATTGCTTGTCACCCTCGGCTTCCTGTCCTG TATGTAGCATATGCAGAGGGGTTGATACGAGCTTATAACATTCATACTTATGCTGTTCATTATACATTACAGC TTGATAATACTATTAAACTCATTGGCGCTAGTTCGTTTGCTTTTCACCCAACACTAGAATGGATTTTTGTTGGAGATAGGAGGGGTACACTTTTAGCATGGGATGTTTCAACTGAAAGACCTAACATGATTGGAAT AACTCAAGTGGGTTCGCAACCCATTACTTCTATTTCCTGGCTTCCTATGTTGCGTGTACTTGTCACTGTGTCCAAGGATGGATCTCTTCAAGTGTGGAAGACACGGGTTATAATCAATCCCAACAGGCCTTCAACACAAACAAACTTTTTTGAGCCTGCTG ctATGGAATCGATAGACATTCCTAGAATTCTCTCTCAACAGGGTGGGGAAGCTGTTTACCCTTTACCACGAATCAAAACTATAGAAGTTCACCCAAAGCTGAACTTAGCAGCTTTGATTTTTGCA AACATGGCGGGTAATGAAAACACTCAAAATCGAGCAGCTCAGACTAGGGAAGGAAGGAAGCAGCTCTTTGCAGTTCTGCAAAGTGCTAGGGGATCTTCAG CTTCTGTTCTAAAGGAAAAGCTTTCATCGATGGGTTCCTCTGGAATTTTAGCCGAGCATCAACTCCAAGCTCTGCTACAAGAGCATCATCACAAGGG CCAGAGTCAGCTAACAATTTCAGATATTGCACGGAAGGCGTTTTTGTACAGT CATTTTATGGAGGGCCATGCCAAAACTGCACCAATATCAAGGTTACCCCTTATTACCGTCGTGGATACAAAGGATCAACTTAAAGACATTCCTGTTTGCCAG CCATTTCATTTGGAGCTGAATTTCTTCAATAAGCCAAATAGAGTTCTACATTATCCTATTAGAGCCTTTTATATCGAGGGCCTTAACCTCATGGCACACAATCTCTGTTCTGGAACGGACAACATCTACAAGAAGCTGTACACATCG aTTCCCGGAAATGTAGAATATCATTCGAAGCACATTGTTTACAGTCGTAAAAGGCACCTCTTTCTGGTTGTCTTTGAATTCAGTGGTGCTACGAATGAAGTTGTGCTTTACTGGGAAAATACAGGTTCTCAGCTGCCTAATAGCAAAGGAAGCACTGCTAAAG GTTGTGATGCTGCCTTTATTGGCCCAAATGACGATCAATTTGCAATTCTTGACGAGGATAAGACAGGACTGTCTATGTATATCTTCCCAAAACTTACCACaatagaagagaatgagaagaatcTATTATCTGAAGAGAAGCAAACCAAGGAGACGAATGTTTCTGGAATTCAGGGTCCACAACAATTCTTGTTTGAGACAGAAGTCGATCGTGTTTTTTCCACACCGATAG AGTCCACTCTGATGTTTGCTTGTAATGGAACCCAAATTGGGTTGGCAAAGTTGTTTCAGGGCTATCGTCTCTCAGCTTCAGATGGTCATTATATTTCAACACAAGGCGAGGGACGAAAGTCCATCAAGTTGAAGAAACATGAAATAGCTCTTCAG GTTCAATGGCAAGAAACACCTCGAGGATATGTCGCAGGGATATTAACAACCCAAAGGGTGCTGATGGTGTCTGCAGATTTTGATATATTGGCAAGCAGTTCGACAAAACATGATAGAGGACTACCATC GTTTGATAGTTTGCGAATTACTCCAAAATCTCTTGATATTCTTGCCAGAAGCACTCCAGTATGTGGAGATCTCGCTGTATCACTAGCTCAAGCAGGCCCTCAATTCAACCAG NTATGGGTTGGGCCTGCCTTACTCTTTTCTACAACAACTGCTGTGTGTTTACTTGGCTGGGATGGCAAAGTTAGGACCATTCTTTCTATAAGTACACCGTATGCAG TTATCCTCTTCAACGCAGCCTTAGTTGGTGCCTTGAATGACCGCCTATTGCTTGCTAATCCCACTGATATAAGTCCGAAGCAGAAAAAGGGGATTGAAATCAAGAGCTGTCTTGTTGGGCTACTTGAACCGCTTTTAATCGGATTTTCTACAATGCAACAAACATTTGAACAGAAAATAGACCTTTCTGAAATAAT TTCGTTGATGGGTCTGGAATCCCTTGGAAAACAAAACGTAGCTGATGAACAGGCAAAGGCTGCTGAGGAATTCAAGAAAACAATGTATGGTGCTGCTGGTGATGGCAGCAGCAGTGACGAGGAAGGTGTGCCAAAAACTAAGAAGCTGCAAATTAGAATACGAGAAAAGCCAACATCCACCACTGTGGACGTCAATAAGCTTAAAGAAGCTGCTAAAACATTTAAACTCGGAGATGGGCTAGGCTTAGGAATGAGTAGAACAAAATCAATTAGTGCTGGATCCCAGGATTTGGGTCAGATATTAAGCCAGCCTTCTTCCTCAACAGCTGCAACTACAGCTGCTCCGAGTTCTGCATCTGCTCCTGTTGATCCTTTCGCGATGGGCTCATGGACACAGCAACCTCAACCAGTTTCTCAACCACCTCCATCTGGTGTAGCCGCGCCAATACCGGAAGACTTTTTCCAAAACACAATCCCATCGGTTGAG TTTCTCATGGAAATGTTTCTGGCAAGGTTCAGTTATCTAACTACTTTGGACATTTGGTACTGTAGATATGGTCAATTTGATAGCGCAAAGGAAACTTTTGAAGTAATAGCCGACTACGAGAGCATGCTAGATCTTTTCATATGCCACCTCAACCCTAGTGCTATGCGTCGTCTTGCCCAGAAATTGGAAGAAGAAAGCGGAGATCCCGAGTTAAGACGATATTGTGAAAGGATTTTACGAGTACGGTCTACAGGATGGACCCAGGGAATTTTTGCTAATTTTGCAGCTGAGAGTATGGTTCCAAAAGGACCAGAATGGGGTGGTGGCAACTGGGAAATCAAGACTCCAACCGACATGAAGAGCATACCTAAGTGGGAGCTTGCTGGGGAAGTAATGCCATATATGAAGAACGAAGATGGAACCATCCCCTCAATAGTAGCTGATCATATTGGTGTATACTTGGGATGTGTCAAAGGTAGAGTTAATGTTGTGGAAATTAAAGAAGACAGCTTAGTTTCTAAACCTGGAGGGCTTAGTTTGTTGGGTAAACCTGTATCGGATAAACCTTTGGCACTTCCTGCTGGTGAATCCAGTTCGTTGATGGGTCTGGAATCCCTTGGAAAACAAAACGTAGCTGATGAACAGGCAAAGGCTGCTGAGGAATTCAAGAAAACAATGTATGGTGCTGCTGGTGATGGCAGCAGCAGTGACGAGGAAGGTGTGCCAAAAACTAAGAAGCTGCAAATTAGAATACGAGAAAAGCCAACATCCACCACTGTGGACGTCAATAAGCTTAAAGAAGCTGCTAAAACATTTAAACTCGGAGATGGGCTAGGCTTAGGAATGAGTAGAACAAAATCAATTAGTGCTGGATCCCAGGATTTGGGTCAGATATTAAGCCAGCCTTCTTCCTCAACAGCTGCAACTACAGCTGCTCCGAGTTCTGCATCTGCTCCTGTTGATCCTTTCGCGATGGGCTCATGGACACAGCAACCTCAACCAGTTTCTCAACCACCTCCATCTGGTGTAGCCGCGCCAATACCGGAAGACTTTTTCCAAAACACAATCCCATCGGTTGAGGTTGCCAAGACATTGCCTCCTCCTGGCACTTATCTTTCGAAAATGGATCAAGCTGCTCAAGCTGCACAGGGTGTTTCAAATCAAGCAAATAATACTCCTCTGCCTGATATTGGTCTTCCCGATGGTGGCGTTCCTCAACAGTATCCTCAACAGGCAAGTCAACAACCGGGTGCTCCATTTCAGACTGTTGGACTTCCTGATGGTGGTGTTCCTCAACAGTATCCTGGTCAGACCCAGGGGCCAAACCAGGTTCCGGTTTCTACACAGCCTCTTGACCTGAGCGTTCTTGGAGTTCCAAATACCGGTGATTCTGGGAAGCCTCCTGGACAGCCTCAATCGCCTCCTGCATCAGTTCGTCCTGGACAG GTTCCACGTGGAGCTGCAGCTCCGATTTGTTTCAAGACTGGACTTGCCCATCTCGAACAAAACCAGCTTCCAGATGCACTTTCTTGCTTCGACGAAGCATTCTTGGCTCTGGCTAAAGATCAATCACGTGGAGCAGATATCAAAGCTCAAGCCACTATTTGTGCTCAATACAAGATAGCCGTAACTCTCCTTCGG GAAATCTTGAGGCTACAAAGAGTCCAAGGCGCGAGCGCATTAAGCGCAAAGGACGAAATGGCTAGACTTTCAAGGCATCTTGCT TCACCCGGTTGTATCATTTGTGGTATGGGAAGCATTAAACGGTCTGATGCACTCGCTGGACCGGCACCTGTATCCACACCGTTCGGCTAA